The proteins below come from a single Indicator indicator isolate 239-I01 chromosome 12, UM_Iind_1.1, whole genome shotgun sequence genomic window:
- the ZHX2 gene encoding zinc fingers and homeoboxes protein 2 — protein sequence MASKRKSTTPCMVRTSEVTEQEGTEGIEAPKEKGTGTLQQDTKKNWPSESSVKDCEVVEAKPPAENQSKKPQGGYECKYCPYSTQNLNEFTEHVDTQHPNVILNPLYVCAECNFTTKKYDSLSDHNTKYHPGETNFKLKLIKRNNQTVLEQSIEVTANDVTVASGGLENAECDDSLHGGISASKTPVVKPGKPKGETKKGPKKPEEGVTENHVDGTLPRVITEATEAIACINGDLLHDVLAHVMPSVQLPPNINLVPKVPVPLNSTKYNSALDTNATMINSFNKFPYPTQAELSWLTAASKHPEEQIRIWFATQRLKHGISWSPEEVEEARKKMFNGTIQAVPQTITVLPAPLTTAKMPQPIIQTALPCQILGQTGLVLTPVSNGSTVSCSPITLAVAPNQGQKRTIQTLSSAPEAKRPHVVQVPEAPAKLSAVPLTPASERKKTKEQIAELKASFMTSQFPNDAEVYRLIEATGLSRSEIKKWFSDHRYRSQRGIVHMPGDALGKDQIAPSAGRHGRSFHPCTEFTPQRFKEKTQEQLRALEESFLRCSFPTQGELDRLRVETKLSRREIDSWFSERRKIRDSMEQAVLDSMGSYRKIKEQEIPNGAINQAELLSSSQLPGALSGSSTTFKKTQEQTHLLKSTFARTQWPSPQEYDQLASQTGLTRTEIVRWFKENRSSLRTGSLKWIDQYQQQCVVDGHNEQSQKKGSKHTESPKNGNEGSQQHYQEHKKMNEENGEKLTVRVKRDCEPLKDSLLANQAEGTDRLECNSHDGHGSEENEEPADVNWVEVTVGEEDAASDCTDSWSHTAPEGQAELADFDSESISGENSHV from the coding sequence ATGGCTAGCAAAAGAAAGTCAACAACTCCCTGTATGGTGCGAACTTCTGAAGTTACAGAGCAGGAAGGCACCGAGGGCATAGAGGCCCCTAAAGAGAAGGGGACTggcacactgcagcaggatACGAAAAAAAATTGGCCTTCAGAAAGCTCAGTCAAAGACTGTGAAGTGGTTGAGGCAAAGCCCCCAGCTGAAAATCAGTCTAAGAAACCCCAGGGTGGCTATGAGTGCAAATACTGCCCTTACTCAACACAAAACTTAAATGAATTTACAGAGCACGTTGACACTCAGCATCCAAATGTCATTCTCAACCCCCTGTATGTCTGTGCCGAATGCAACTTCACAACCAAAAAATATGATTCTTTATCTGACCACAACACAAAATACCACCCAGGAGAGACAAACTTTAAACTGAAATTAATTAAGCGCAATAATCAGACTGTTTTAGAGCAGTCCATTGAGGTCACTGCTAACGATGTCACTGTCGCAAGTGGTGGGCTAGAAAATGCAGAGTGTGATGATTCGCTTCATGGGGGAATTAGCGCAAGTAAAACACCAGTGGTGAAACCAGGAAAGCCAAAAGGGGAAACCAAGAAGGGTCCCAAAAAGCCAGAAGAGGGAGTTACGGAAAATCACGTGGATGGCACTCTCCCCCGCGTCATAACTGAAGCCACTGAGGCTATTGCTTGTATAAATGGAGACCTCCTTCATGATGTGTTGGCCCATGTTATGCCCTCTGTACAGCTGCCACCAAATATTAACCTTGTCCCCAAGGTCCCAGTACCTCTGAACAGTACCAAATACAACTCTGCACTGGACACTAATGCAACCATGATCAACTCTTTTAACAAATTTCCTTACCCAACGCAGGCAGAGTTGTCATGGTTGACAGCAGCATCGAAACACCCAGAAGAACAAATCCGAATCTGGTTTGCTACACAGCGTTTGAAGCATGGTATAAGTTGGTCTCCTGAAGAAGTGGAGGAGGCAAGAAAGAAGATGTTCAATGGTACTATCCAGGCAGTTCCCCAAACCATCACTGTCCTACCAGCTCCTTTGACAACTGCAAAAATGCCCCAGCCTATCATCCAGACGGCTTTGCCTTGTCAGATACTGGGCCAGACAGGTCTGGTGTTGACTCCTGTGTCAAACGGTTCAACTGTTTCCTGTTCACCAATTACGCTTGCTGTTGCCCCAAACCAGGGGCAAAAGAGGACAATACAGACCTTATCAAGTGCCCCAGAGGCCAAGCGTCCTCACGTAGTTCAGGTGCCTGAGGCTCCTGCTAAGTTGTCTGCTGTACCACTAACGCCAGCCAGCGAGCGCAAAAAGACAAAGGAGCAGATAGCAGAGCTGAAGGCCAGTTTCATGACAAGCCAGTTTCCCAATGATGCAGAAGTCTACCGGCTGATAGAAGCAACAGGTCTCTCCAGGAGTGAGATCAAGAAGTGGTTCAGTGACCACAGGTATAGAAGTCAAAGGGGCATTGTGCACATGCCCGGTGATGCTTTAGGGAAAGATCAAATAGCTCCTTCAGCTGGCCGACACGGCCGATCGTTTCACCCATGCACAGAATTTACCCCCCAGAGATTCAAAGAGAAAACCCAAGAGCAGCTTAGGGCCCTTGAGGAGAGTTTCCTAAGATGCTCTTTTCCTACTCAAGGAGAATTAGACAGGCTTCGAGTGGAGACTAAGCTGAGTAGGAGGGAGATAGATTCGTGGTTCTCTGAGCGAAGAAAGATAAGGGACAGCATGGAGCAAGCTGTCTTGGACTCGATGGGATCatacagaaaaattaaagaacAAGAAATTCCCAATGGTGCAATAAACCAGGCAGAACTActgagcagctctcagctccctGGTGCTTTATCTGGGTCCTCTACCACGTTTAAGAAAACCCAAGAGCAAACTCACCTCCTAAAAAGCACGTTTGCAAGGACCCAATGGCCATCACCCCAGGAGTATGACCAGTTAGCATCTCAGACTGGGCTCACAAGAACTGAAATAGTTCGCTGGTTCAAGGAAAACCGGTCATCACTAAGAACAGGATCACTTAAATGGATTGACCAGtaccagcagcagtgtgttgTTGATGGTCATAATGAGCAAAGCCAGAAAAAGGGATCAAAACACACTGAGAGTCCAAAGAATGGTAATGAGGGGTCTCAGCAGCATTACCAGGAGCATAAAAAAATGAATGAAGAGAATGGGGAGAAATTAACTGTCAGAGTAAAAAGagactgtgaaccactgaaagaCTCTTTGTTGGCGAATCAAGCAGAGGGTACGGACAGGTTGGAGTGCAACAGCCACGATGGCCACGGCAGTGAGGAGAACGAGGAGCCAGCAGACGTCAACTGGGTGGAAGTGACGGTGGGTGAGGAGGATGCTGCATCGGACTGTACGGACAGCTGGAGCCACACAGCACCCGaaggccaggcagagctggcagactTTGACTCTGAAAGTATATCTGGAGAAAATTCCCACGTATAG